In the Salvia miltiorrhiza cultivar Shanhuang (shh) chromosome 8, IMPLAD_Smil_shh, whole genome shotgun sequence genome, tttttatttgaattacaaTCTATTCTTTTATCGATGATTGcttgaaatatatataatagtaatGGTTTTATAGTCTTCTGATGAGCTGGGAACTTGCTGTATTATGCTAAGTGTAGTCCTCCGATTTCAAATATTACAGCTAATTAGTCAAGAACATGAAGTaattaaaatgtttgatatatAAGAAAGAATACACATTTTCATAATCACGTTAAAGATTTACACGGTGATGTGTAGATTTCGACAGAGGCTAAGCTGAAGATGTATTTACACAATCTTTCCTAAGTAGTGAAGTAATGAGTAAAGAATAAAGGAACAGCACGATCTTCGGCTTCAGCTCACAGatgatgatgaattgatgatgacaCCACCGCCTTATTTCTCCACCAAGAGTAGCTCTTCatctatttcaattttattttttttgtattttttttggggTTACATTCATTCATCTAAACAAGTTGCGATGCACATGGTGTGCGGCTACGCCCTCTCGTCTGCTTCGTGTTGTAGGAGTTGCAGTTGGTGCATTTGTGCGCCAGTATATGGAAGTTCACCTCAGATGTCTCTCCACAGTCGTTGCAGAGGATCCAAACCTAATATATAGGTCTTCTCTAGTTAGTATCAATCAATGCACATAAACAAAAGCCAATGATGAATCTGTTTTAGTTATCAGTTTTACTCACCATTTTATTCTGATACATTTGAGGCATAGGTGTTGAAGCAATCTGAATGATTGATAAACAGAACAAGACAGTTTAATATGCTGTGGAATCCGAgtgttaaatttaattaaaaatcacaAGTAGAGCATGTCGAATACCTCCTGATCCAGCTTTTCCCAGACGCGGGTCATGTCACAGTACGATTTTGAGCAAACCGGGCAAGAATACCTGCATCTCGAAATCATTAGTTATGTGTTCCAGTTTACAGGAGACGACGCGAGTGAGATAGGGGGATTCTTACTGGAAATGGCGTTCCATCTCCTTAACGCAGTCGAGATGTATAGTGTGCCCGCATGGCAGCACAGTAGTGTCTCTAGGCGTGTCGAAAAGATACTGTAGACAAATTTGGAGACATATGTTAGTTAGCTATATAGGACCATATGTACCAATACCATTTTGAGTCTTATTTATGGCCAGTTGTCATTTACCTCGAAGCAAATTGGACAGTTGTGATGCATCGCTCTCTCTATACATATATGTGAATCCTTCAATATGTTTGAATAGCAGCATTCTGAAACAAACACGAGTGATCttgttagtattattttttgtagCTGTAATAAGCAGTAAATTTCATTATTTCTGTGACTGCTGAGACTTACCACACTTATCGCAGTGGAAAAAGTTGTCTTTGCCGCCAGTTCTACAACAAGAAAAGAGACGtccaaaagaaaaagagaagaaaagttAGATTCAAAGGCGACGGCTTTACTTTACTCAAAAGAAGCTATCAGCTGCAGCGAGTCGATACATAGAGGATAATGTGGGGCAGGATGAGTTTGGCGATGTCTGGGGTAACATGTTGCCTATGAATAATGAGAATCTAGACGCATATGAAAGGGACAAGAATCAAAATTCATGGTTGGCTATCTCAAGACAGATGAAGCCTCATGCCATTTCagtatctctctctttctcaataATATCTCTCTAGATTATTGAATTCTATATTAAGCCAATATCTTAAGAGAATAATCACCTGCA is a window encoding:
- the LOC130997840 gene encoding E3 ubiquitin-protein ligase RZFP34-like; amino-acid sequence: MDCAFEHQIFSELPAIDECVIKQDSQEYGCSHYQRKCKIVAPCCNETFDCRHCHNDAKNSIEVDPLDRHDIPRHEVKRIICSVCDTEQDVQQICTNCGVCMGKYYCSICKYFDDDISKNQYHCEKCGICRTGGKDNFFHCDKCECCYSNILKDSHICIERAMHHNCPICFEYLFDTPRDTTVLPCGHTIHLDCVKEMERHFQYSCPVCSKSYCDMTRVWEKLDQEIASTPMPQMYQNKMVWILCNDCGETSEVNFHILAHKCTNCNSYNTKQTRGRSRTPCASQLV